The genomic region TGGACcacaattgttttaaaaaattaaatctaaaaaatcaaGGTCAAGAGCATCCATCATTAATCTGTAAGCACCCCTTACAGAATGAAGTCCTTACCCAACCATTTCCAATTATTATCAAGTTGTTGTTTTGGAGTTATGCCTACAATATCCCTCAGAAGTGAATCCAAAATTTCCTTATCCTAAACAAAAAACTCCATATGCCAAGATAAATGCCAATTCCACACCACCTTTGTCTAACATCCTACTTCAGTAATCGACATATCCTGTTGCATAAAATTCACAAATAATCTAGGATACTTAACATGCAAAGATTGACTGCCCACCCATACATCCTTCCAAAATACAGTATCATCACCTCTCCCTACCTCTCTTCTCACATTCCTCCAAAACCAACCACATGTCTCACCTTGTTCACATACCTTGCAAATGTCTGACCACGATTTGGAGGAGGGTGATTTTGTAGAAGATTGTCATTTGAAGCAGCTCTTTGCTTGTTGATTCTTACCCATAGTGACTCCTTCTCCCTTAAAAACTATTACATCCATTTTGCAAGCAAGGCTTTATTGAACTTGCCCACTTCCTTGATGCCTAATCTACCCACCCCCTTATGTCTGCATACATTATCCTAGTTCTCCCAACATAGTTTTTTCTCCTTCCTCTTGGCTCCCTAAAGGAAGTTGAGTTGTAGACTAGTGATTTCCTTAGCAACCTTCGTTGGTAatatgaaaaaagagagaaaaattaatgGTAAAGATGAAAGGACGAAATTTACAAGATACACTACTCTCCTCTTAAATGATAAGTGTTTGTGTCTCCAGGATGCTAACTTCCTCTTAAGTTTGTTTATCACTGGTCTCCATGTCTCACTCCTCTTGTAATTTCCACCCATTAGCATACCCAACTAAATAAAGGGGATGGACTTAACTTGGCAATTAAGAACAACGGCAAATCTTTAGATCCACATACCAGTAGTGGCGACTCTCGCCACTTTGCTCCCATGGAAGTTGACTTTTAGGCCTGACACCATCTCAAAGAACCTCAAAATTGCCTTAAGTGTTAGCAAATGTTGACGATTTGGTACACCAAAGAACAATGCATCATCAATGAAGTGTAAAGAAGAGACATGGAGATCACTATTGCCCACATGATATCCTTGAAACAGACCTTTGGAAGTGGCTTCCCTCATGAGGCCTCCCAATTCTTCAACCACCAACAGGAAGAGGAAGGGGGCTAAGGGATCACCTTGCCTGAATGCCTTCTGGTTCTTAAATTCCTCTGTTGGACTACCATTAAACATGATTGATATGGTAGATGATTAATAGATCCAAAGAGGAGAAAAACCACACCTATGGAGCATGTAATATAAGAATGACCATCTGACAGAGTCATAGGCCTTCTCAAAGTCAGCCTTGAAGACAATGTATGGTTTTTTTTCTGGCTTTGGCATCACTTATCACTTTATTAGCCACCACCATGCATATTTCTTCCCCTTAGGAAAGCTGAATGAGACTTAGTTATCAACTTATGAAGAACACCCCACCCCCCCCAACCTGATAGATAAACTTTTGCAATGATTTTATATAGGCTACTCACAAGAGAAATCGGCCTGTACTCCCTAAGAGATTGTGGGTTGTCATTTTTCAGAGTCAGGGACAAGAATGTTGCATTGGTACCCTTAGGTAACACTCCATGGGAACAAAACTCCTCCATAACCTTTAAAATATCCTCCTTAATCAAattgcaacatttttttttatgaagtgaAAGTTGAAACCATGTGGCCCAGAACATTTATTACCATCACACTCCCAACAAGTCTGTCTTACCTCCTCCTTTGAGAACCTAGAAATAAGCATGGCATTATCCTGTTCATCCATCCTTCTAAATCTCACGCCATCTAATCTCAGagtccctatatatatatatatatatatatactttctttaAATTCACACATCACTCGAtggattaatattatttgattttggttttgaaagAAGACTATGCAAGTAAAGCTTTTATGTATGTACACCATTATGTAAGAGGCACCCTATAGGCTATATATGATTATTGGTCATCTCTTTTTCCAGATTACTCTAAAACTAGAACCCCTCTTCAAGCGATCCATCACTTATGTGGAAAAAGATGATTCAGATTTGGGAGACCAAGCTGCTGCTTTTGGAGATGCACATGAGTTTGGAGATATACTGTGGTACCCAAGTCAACGCAAGGTTCTCTATCGTGTTGATGATCGTGTCCCAACTAATACATCGGGAAATGGTCTTTACGACATTATTTCTTTCCGTCCCACTCCTTCAAATACGTCGGCTTTCATAAGAACCAGAGGTCTGCCTAGCTTTATTGAATTGAAATTCTCAACCTTTAtagtaattaaatatacattcaattattttaatttacattttgGTGCAAGCATACACATGTAATAAAAAGCAAACAACAAATTTCATGTTGCTAACATTTGTTTTGGTATATGATGGGGGTCACAGAGGATATTCAAGAATCCACTAAAGATGCCAATGGAAAGTGCATAGATGCAACTACCACAACGGACACCTTCATCACCGAAGCTTATGGTCTTACTAACAATGGTACTAGCTAGCTAAGTCAAAATATGATAGTAATTTcgtatacttaaaaaaaaaaaattcaatttagtatactaacatatttttttttcaaatcagcAAAAGattaggttaaattactcatttaattcctatagtttcatgattcttacctttttagttcttatagtttgaaagtagtttttttaatccctatagtttacattttaattctcttttagtccctttaattttaaaagtgatctttttagttcttatagtttcatgattcttactttttagtccttataattttcaaattataagaactaaaagagaattgaaatacaaattataaggactaaaaagaacaCTTGTAAATTAcaggaattaaaagaaaattaaaatgtaaactatagagactaaaaatattactttcaaactatagaaaccaaaaagataagaatcataaaattatagagaacaaataattaatttaaccttatAATATAAAGGATAAAGGATACCAAAGTTACCAAATTACAAGAATAATATAAAGTATTTGTTTATATAATTGTAGGTATAATCTTCACTGGATACCCAGTAATTGGATTTCAAAACCGCCTTCAATCATCTGGGTCATGCTTGGATAGTCCTCAAGACGCATTGAACACAACATGTGCCTGGGATCCGAGGGTGAAAGGCTTGTTCTTTTACCAAACCGCATTTAGCATTAAGTTGTCCTTTGTAAAAAGCTTTATTGAAGATGTGCAAAAGCTAGTTGAATTGGAGCCAAAGGGATTATGTGTCTTAGGGCTTTACAATGGAATGTTAATGCGCTATGTCACGGCTTCAAGTGCCTACTTGGGGCACCAAGAGGATGCTTTAGACATTGATATCACCTACTACCGTAGCAAAGACCCAATGGCTCCCAGGCTTTATGAAGACATTCTTGAAGAGATTGAACAAGTTGGGATTTTCAAATATGGAGGGCTACCTCATTGGGGTAAGAATAGAAACTTGGCGTTTAAAGGAGTCATCAAGAAGTACAAAGATGCAAAGAAATTTTTGAAGGTTAAAGAGAAGTATGATTCGCATGGGCTTTTCTCAAATACGTGGACAGACCAAGTGTTGGGGCTAAAAGATGGAGTGACAATACTGAAGGATGGGTGTGCATTAGAAGGTTTGTGTATTTGCTCCCAGGATAGTCATTGCAATCCAAGCAAAGGTTACTATTGCAGGCCAGGCAAAGTTTACAAGAAAGCAAGGGTTTGTACTCATTTGAAATGAGACCAAATTTATCAGAAAAGACATCGATGCTATATGCTAAGTGAtactatttatatatgtaacttATATCTTACAAATGATGAAAAGTAAAATGTACTGCATGATTACAAAGTTTAAGTGTGGCATTAGTTGCCATTGaatagtaattatgtttgatattCTAAAAAGCACCTTACTCTAGAATTTTGTAGATAGTAAAGTAATAAATTAAGATTCTGCAAACACCATTCTAGGTATAATGCAGTTTATATTGAAGACTGTCAATGACACTTCTTATAGGTAAACCACTGCTCCTACGCTATTCTTTTGAGTGAGATATGGTACCACATGATCATTGAGTAAAGATTTAGGGACATCTCATGCATGAGCATAATGTTTGCAGTGTATTGTGTTGGATTGTATTGTGTTGAGATTAAGTGAAATGTGTGTGtgcctttcatttttattaatgttcTTATGCTATTGGGAAGAaagattattgttgttgttattattattctttttattgcaGTCGCATGCCATTCCAAGTAAAAGCAAACATTAATAATTTCAATCCGCGATGCTTCATGAAAACAAGTTcgaaatccttttttttttctttcattttatcaaCTATATATGGGTTAATTAATGTAAGTTGAAACCAAATAGCTAGCGTAGCACGTGAGTACGTAGGTAGCAAAATCCAACGGAAACAAAGGCTATTGTGGTATTCATtatatacaaaagaaaatgaagttagaagaaaaagacacagactaaattaaaataccaaagaagcacataaaagtcaatataaaaaacaaaataaagagtgACGTGCGGCAAATTCGACCAAAATTCAACAACTCATATACACACAATAAATAACAAtgataaaaccaaaaaaatgacCGCAAAGAAAAGAGGAAACTGCATGAGGCTAGAGTGCATGCATGATACCACATTATTTCTTACAAGGGTTAGTAGACGGAGGCTCAAGGATTGGTTCTAGGAATCAAAGGTGGTACTGCAGGTGATAAGGTGTGTTGTGAGCAGTGGGGATCTACATTAATTATAATGATGCATCCccgtcattttaaaaaaaattacatattatgtTGAGCGTGTAGATTTTGTCCCTCCTAATTTTGTGTATTAGACCCTcctattctatattttttacccctttcataatattaattattaatttttattatttaaataaattgtctCTCCTAACATAGGGTCTGGCCACTAGTTGTAAGTAGTGTTAGATGCTTGAAAAACAAGCCACTCCTACgtacaaaaaataaatgaatttaaattttttttggacaAATCCAAAGAAGGATTTCCATATCTTCATCacaaaaaatttctaaattcCAATAAATCCAATACCAAATAGCCGCTAAAAAACATAATTCCGAAAACACAAGTGCTCTAACAATACCTTCTTGTAGTtgcttatatataaataaaatctataagAACTTATAAGCTCCAATGTTATtaatctcaagttgcttagttTAAAAACCAACATAAGGAACTGCATTGGAATTACTCCAAGAATATCTCCACTATCCTATTTGAGCAAAGAAGGTTGGGTTAGTATAAAAGAATTGTTGTTTTGaagcttaatttaaaaaaaaaattcaaaccctAGAAATCTAACAAAAAAAGGAGGGGTATACTAAGGCAACAATGAAGAAGATCAAGGAAAGCAGAAGAGGCAAAAATCAAAACCAAcaactttgaaaataaatcataaaaaaataaaaaatttcagaaactaattaaattgcaataaaaataaaattaaaaaaattatgagttgCATGACatcttttgttgaattttaagagatccttataaaataccaataactaCCAAGAAcacattttgttaaattattaagagGGGTTATGAAGAATACCTGAattcataataattaatcaaacaaaTACAACAGAATCTGAAAAATAGTTACGAACAATTAGTTTAATGACTTTCCTTAATCAAATTTACTTATTGCTTATGTTATtgtcattttctctttaaacGAGGAGAGGAAAAACTATTTCTTGATATGGAATGTTGGAAATCATAATCGTGCTTTAGATTTTAAACTTATTATGGTTTTTATTATCTCCTAATGATTCAAACTGATTTCCATTCATTAAATCTATACTactaaaaaagtgatttttttattatgcacATCCTAAGACAGTTCCATAAAAAAGTAAGTTTTTTGTGATGCACATTCATTAAATATACTCTTATACTTGAGCTTTGTATCAAATTAATATTCCCCTAATTAAGTGTTTTGCGTTGAACAaccttttgttttaattttataataataatcgaTGATGATTTGTGTCTTATTTCAATTCTCTTACACTTGATGATAAATTGACAAGGTATCCTGGGGAAAAAAGCACTGCTCATCGAAGGGAAAACAGACCCAGGAAGTGTCAGAATTTCAGGTTCAATTCAGGTCATGAATTCCCAGTGGGTGGAAACGCTTTGTATCTTGATCAAATTGACATCTTCACACTTGACAAGCATATGATTCCCGTATTACATTTGATATAGGGCAGTGATCGAAAGGAAGATTTGAGTATAAGAAGAATCAAGACCAAGTTATCAACAATGGAGAATCAAGATCATAAACATTAATCAACAACGGTGATGTTagaagtttattattattattattggaaaaTAAGATTTCACATATATGCAAAGCAGCTTCGTGTAGCAGATCTGAGATTCGCATCAAATCTCCTTGGAATATTGTGATTTCAGATCTTTCCAACCATCAACAGCTCTATCCATCCATAAAATGCTTTGACGAATTGAGGTTGAAACGGAATGAACAATCCAGGAGACAACCATATTGTTGCACCTGTGCCAAGCAGAATGCAATGAATTGTTTTGTTGTGGCTCGAAAATGGTTCCATCAACGAACTCCAGTTTGTTCTTCGCACTTAAAGCAATGAGCATAGAACGGTTCCATGAATTGTAATTTGTTGGATCCAGAACAGGAGAAACCAAAGCAGTTGTTGGATTCTCACTCGGATGCAAATAGTAAGGATTATGCACATCTAGTGTTTGATTAAAAGTTTCATTCATTGCGACAGAAAAATCACCGATTAAAGGTGGAGAGAAGAATCAGAGTATCAATGCGCAACAAAGCTCTTCAATTGAAGTGGTCTAATACCATCATGAAATTCATTCTCAACATATTtgatgaacaaaagaaagagagaatccgagaagagaaaaagaaagaagcacaAAATGATAGATATTATTgatcaacaaaataataaattacaaatagAGTCCAAAACTGTATTACATACATGCTACAAACAAAGAGAAAGACTAATTAACTAAGCTAGTTAACTAAGTGCAGTAACAATCACTAACTACAGTCAGGATAACCAACTATAACTAAgaatttagaatttttaaattataggtATAAAGTAAATTTGAACTCTATGACTAATGTGCTTTCATATGATATTATGTTTTCTAATGTTTAAATTTGCATCGTATTTACTCATATTCAAAACTTATTTGTTTACTGTTATACTCTCaacttaaaaaatgtttttttaaatgtgtaatGAGTTGAGTGAGCCGTGCGGAAGCAAGGATACCTTACTAATTCTTACCATATTTGGAAGATAGTCTCATACACGTCTACACCTATTCATAAGTGTCGCATCATCAAAcgtgaaaaagcaaaaaaataaaaacagcagAACCTATAGGAAAACTATAGAGTATAGACAACATAATTTGATAATGAAAACCCACCTATATATAACAGAGCCTCCTCCTacgaaacatgaaaaaaaatcacaagtcTTTGTCTGAACAACCAGCTTTACTCTTCAactgttcttcttctttcatctCTCGCCTATCGAATTCGAACCCGACACTACATCAAATTTTTAGGGTTcctcaactctctctctctaatcTACCCCTCTTCTTCTTTGCTTGTATGAAGCAGaattaagtttttgtttttattttttttacagaaactaGAATTAGGATTTTACCTCTATTATCATTGTACAAAATTATGCCCTTTTTTGTTTCACAACAAAAACCAAATTTACCCCACCTCTACATCACAAGCAAACGTGTATCTATAGGTATCATCGGGGAATCTACACTTTGATAGGGCACAAGTATGGATAATACTTTAAATAGAAACCGGTACAAGTATTTTCCTACCCGTGTCGTCCCCATACTTTATACTTACTATTCTTTTGAAGACTAAAGCTAAAACTTTAAAGATAAACATATGCCATAAAGGATTACTCTCTCACTCACTCTCACCACTCAAGTCTAAAGTCTCAAGATAGTTTTTGGGTGATAAGAATGTGATTTtcataggaattttttttttactaggataggtttaatattattaagattattttttaagtatcttttgcaaaaaaaaaagttaaattatagGAAGGGGATTGTTATACCATCACCAACTGGGAcatgaatcaataaaaaatttcatgtcCACCAAGGATAAGGATGGTGATGGTTTTgcgaaaataaaaatggaacagAAAATCACATACACGTCTCCGCCTCGTTGTCATATCTACccatgtcatttttttaaaaacttttcttcttctccccAATATCTTATATTACTCTCGTCCTCTCCACAATCTTTAATCTCACTCTCTACTTATTTGTTATGGGTTTTGGATGATGATAATGTTAGTGATGACATAGATATATTGGTGGAGCCTATTAGGGTGGAGGCTAAcaacactttaaaaaaatatttgataaggattaataagaaattatttgtatattttagagagcaaaatgaaaaaaaaatatatattaaaatgactacaataaaataataagaataaaaaaattggttgttttattagaaattcaatgtaaaaaaattattagagacccaaaataaaattcattaagttatcgaggactaaaaatatatttaagtcattcaattttaactatatttctattaagcaaataattatatatatatatatatccatttctattttttccttatttttatattctattttttttattacattacttatcaaatttttttgtctccttttgttttttctttctatccTTCTCTTGCTCATGTTTCGTAACAACCCCCCAATGTCAACCTTTGACCTTGAGCTTGAGTTCATATATACCCATAAATACTCAATTAAAGCTCGTCCCACTATCTTTGCTTTATACTCATAAATAAAACGgtacccatatatatatatatatatatatatatatatatatatatatatatatatatatatatatagttcaaAACCTCATTTTTAAGCTTGAAAATGATGTCAAACATAGCCTTCAGATCAACTAttgtctttcttttattttctgcgGTGCTCTCTACTCCTCCAGAGGATCCAATCAAGTGCGCCACTTCAGAGAACACAACCTGCACTATCACAAACTCCTATGGTGCCTTCCCTGATCGAAGCATTTGCAAAGCTGCTCAAGTGTTGTACCCCACCACCGAGCAAGAGCTTGTGTCAGTGGTTGCATCAGCAACcagaaacaaaaccaagatgaaAGTAGCTACCCGTTTTTCCCACAGCATCCCCAAGCTGGTGTGCCCAGAAGGCGAAAATGGGTTGTTAATAAGCACCAAATATCTCAACAAAATATTGAAGGTTGATGTGGAAACAAGAACAATGACTGTGGAGAGTGGTGTGACTCTGCAGCAACTTATAAATGAGGCTGCAAAGGTAGGGTTGGCCTTGCCATATGCACCATATTGGTGGGGTTTGACCATTGGAGGGCTTATGGGAACTGGTGCTCATGGAAGTACTTTGCGGGGGAAGGGAAGTGCTGTCCATGATTATGTGGTGGAGCTTAGGATTGTTCGGCCTGCTGGTCCTGAAGATGGCTATGCTATGGTTGAGAACCTCAATGAACAACATGAAGATCTCAATGCAGCCAAAGTATCACTCGGTGTGCTGGGGGTTATTTCACAGGTACCATCTATTCTTAATTTGCTACCTACCTGAATATATCTGTTTGATATGGTGTTTCTCTTTTTATGTGCACAAAGGGTGAAATGTAATCAGTTTTAAGCAAAAATATCCTTGGTCCAAACCAAGCTTTGAAAATGAGGTTGTAGGTCGCAGTTTTTatctataataatatatttttgtttttatttataacaaataaattatcgTAAAGTTagcttactatattttttttaataagtaatatGATCCGATTTCACACATCGCTCGTTGAATTAATAATTCCATTTTGGTTTTGAACGAAAACTATGGAGATTAAGTTTTTCATGCTTGCAAGAGGCACCATATAATGATTGGTCATATCTTTTCCAGATTACTCTAAAACTAGAACCCCTCTTCAAGCGATCCATCACGTATGTGGCAAAAGATGATTCAGATTTGGGAGGCCAAGTGGTTGCTTTTGGAGATGCACACGAGTTTGCAGATATAACATGGTACCCAAGTCAACACAAGGCTATCTATCGTGTTGATGATCGTGTCCCAATTAATACATCAGGCAATGGTCTTTACGACTTTATCCCTTTTCGTCCCACTCCTTCACTTGCATCGGTTTTCATAAGAACCACAGGTTTGCCTAGCTTAATTGAATTGGAATGCACAAACTTTATAGTTTTCTCAtcagaatattttatttaacactTTGGTGCAAGCATTTACTTTGGTGCAAGCATGCACATGAAGTGAAGATCAAACAACAATTTCTTTGTTGCTAACATTTATTTTGCTTTGACGGGGTCACAGAGGAAATTCAAGAATCCACTAATGATGCCAATGGAAAGTGCATAGTTGCTAGTACCGCATCAAATACCCTTATCACCGCAGCTTATGGACTTACTAACAATGGTACACTTTAagtcaaaatataatataatttcttttatcagtaaatgttattttattaattttcattaaaaatgttagtaaaagaaattcaaatccatgatttcttcctttttcttcttattcacCTTTAAGTATTTCCTTTCTGAccattaaatcaaatttatatctcatatataatataaatgtttacgcttaacaaaagaaatcaatataataAGCTAAagtatttgttttatatttaatatttgcaGGTATAATCTTCACTGGATACCCTATAATTGGATTTCAGAATCGCCTTCAATCATCTGGGTCATGCTTGGATAGTCTTCAAGATGCATTGATCACAACATGTGCCTGGGATCCTAGGATGAAGGGCTTGTTCTTTCACCAAACCACATTTAGCATTAGGTTGTCCTTTGTAAAAAGCTTTATTGAAGATGTGCAAAAGCTAGTTGAATTGGAGCCAAAGGGATTATGTGTCTTAGGGCTTTACAATGGAATGCTCATGCGCTATGTCACGGCTTCAAGTGCCTATTTGGGGCACCAAGAAAATGCTTTAGACATTGATATCACCTACTACCGTAGCAAGGATCCAATGACTCCTAGACTTTACGAAGACATTCTTGAAGAGGTTGAACAACTTGGGATTTTCAAATATGGAGGACTACCTCATTGGGGTAAGAATAGGAACTTGGCATTTGAAGGAGCCATCAAGAAGTACAAAAGTGCCGAGTATTTTTTGAGGGTTAAAGAGAAGTATGATTTGGATGGGCTTTTCTCAAGTACGTGGACAGACCAAGTGTTGGGGCTAAAAGATGGAGTGACAATATTGAAGGATGGGTGTGCATTAGAAGGTTTATGTATTTGCTTGCAAGATAGTCATTGCAATCCAAGTAAAGGTTACTATTGCAGGCCTGGCAAAGTTTATAAGGAAGCAAGGGTTTGTACTAATTTGAAATGAGACCAAATTTATCAGAAAGGGCGATAATGCTGTATGATAAGtgaataactttttaaaataataaaaataaattgtattgaTTACAAAGTTGAAAGGTTAAGTTTCTATTGTATTAATTAGGACTCATTATGTGAAAGGTCATGTAGTTACCTTTTAGTTTTATTTCCTCTGTTTGGGCACTTGGCAGAAAACACTATTTCAAGAATCGGGGGAGGGGGGTATGCATATGATATGATGTAACTCGGGGGGGAATATGTCTGTTAGCGTGTTATGCTGGACGTATTCTCCAATAATCacaaaacattgatttttttaaaatcaatattaataaattagttttaattacaAGTATATCACCGtgtttatattaatattgattttttcaaaaatcaatattaatctaattttgttaaatgtataatttttagtaatgttaatttgatattagtagtgtaaatttttttttttaaattatagttagtaacataattattaacaaaatgaattaatattaaactatgttacttttttattatttgtgaatgcaatgtttatagaacattattattACTTCATGCAATTATTgtcaatattaaataaaaaaaactttaacaaCATAggttaaatacaaaatttgataaaatgtcgtaaaaatatattagtaatatttatttatatttgataatattttttaaatgttgtcaaaagtttttaacaatattttttattaagtgttaaaaaaaattactaaagatTACATGTGTTTTTGTAGTGAACTTTCTTcactttatttaatgttattatttaaaaatacttttttgaattaatttttttagtaatttttatatcaaattctACTGAagacaattaatttattttaactattttatatttacacatgaaattattcttttttaaaaaatatgttttttcctCTGAAATATTATAAAGTTGGTTTTACTACCAAAAAACTGAAAAGAAATTCTCTTTGGTCTCTCTAATGCAttctaaaattatcatttttaatcctcaaaataataatttagataaCATTTAATAACAATCGAAATAACATTATCTAAACTATTTTGAAGGCCAAAAGTCATGtattttcaaattgaatgagccaaaaattagagaaaaatatttaaaaattaaaattattttttcactcatttaaatttgaagaaaatatttgacaCTGTCCTTACACCTGAGAgttttcttcaattaattactAGCTGTAAGT from Glycine soja cultivar W05 chromosome 16, ASM419377v2, whole genome shotgun sequence harbors:
- the LOC114388930 gene encoding probable L-gulonolactone oxidase 6, with the translated sequence MPFLSLTMMSNIAFRLTLVFLLFSAVLSTPPEDPIKCATSENTTCTITNSYGAFPDRSICKAAQVLYPTTEQELVSVVASATRNKTKMKVATRFSHSIPKLVCPEGENGLLISTKYLNKILKVDVETRTMTVESGVTLQQLINEAAKVGLALPYAPYWWGLTIGGLMGTGAHGSTLRGKGSAVHDYVVGIRIVRPAGSEDGYAKVEILNEQHQDLSAAKVSLGVLGVISQITLKLEPLFKRSITYVEKDDSDLGDQAAAFGDAHEFGDILWYPSQRKVLYRVDDRVPTNTSGNGLYDIISFRPTPSNTSAFIRTREDIQESTKDANGKCIDATTTTDTFITEAYGLTNNGIIFTGYPVIGFQNRLQSSGSCLDSPQDALNTTCAWDPRVKGLFFYQTAFSIKLSFVKSFIEDVQKLVELEPKGLCVLGLYNGMLMRYVTASSAYLGHQEDALDIDITYYRSKDPMAPRLYEDILEEIEQVGIFKYGGLPHWGKNRNLAFKGVIKKYKDAKKFLKVKEKYDSHGLFSNTWTDQVLGLKDGVTILKDGCALEGLCICSQDSHCNPSKGYYCRPGKVYKKARVCTHLK
- the LOC114390298 gene encoding probable L-gulonolactone oxidase 6, which gives rise to MMSNIAFRSTIVFLLFSAVLSTPPEDPIKCATSENTTCTITNSYGAFPDRSICKAAQVLYPTTEQELVSVVASATRNKTKMKVATRFSHSIPKLVCPEGENGLLISTKYLNKILKVDVETRTMTVESGVTLQQLINEAAKVGLALPYAPYWWGLTIGGLMGTGAHGSTLRGKGSAVHDYVVELRIVRPAGPEDGYAMVENLNEQHEDLNAAKVSLGVLGVISQITLKLEPLFKRSITYVAKDDSDLGGQVVAFGDAHEFADITWYPSQHKAIYRVDDRVPINTSGNGLYDFIPFRPTPSLASVFIRTTEEIQESTNDANGKCIVASTASNTLITAAYGLTNNGIIFTGYPIIGFQNRLQSSGSCLDSLQDALITTCAWDPRMKGLFFHQTTFSIRLSFVKSFIEDVQKLVELEPKGLCVLGLYNGMLMRYVTASSAYLGHQENALDIDITYYRSKDPMTPRLYEDILEEVEQLGIFKYGGLPHWGKNRNLAFEGAIKKYKSAEYFLRVKEKYDLDGLFSSTWTDQVLGLKDGVTILKDGCALEGLCICLQDSHCNPSKGYYCRPGKVYKEARVCTNLK